Proteins encoded within one genomic window of Triticum aestivum cultivar Chinese Spring chromosome 2D, IWGSC CS RefSeq v2.1, whole genome shotgun sequence:
- the LOC123048646 gene encoding putative DUF21 domain-containing protein At1g03270 yields MGISRVLNKLLKNCSNASYLEDKAISERGAYRSDQLMLKWRIPLFRCLASIFSAQPSGKEQTAIEESSENASVEECSSIMHHLLVLCQALPIFLDRIFNPVLAIILSVTFVLAFGEVIPQAICTRYGLAVGACFVWLVRIVMFIAYPIAYPIGKVNQQSHITQYKSVNLYCIIIM; encoded by the exons ATGGGAATTTCACGGGTTCTTAATAAGTTGCTAAAGAACTGCAGCAACGCATCTTACTTGGAAGATAAAGCGATCTCTGAAAGAGGAGCCTACAGAAGTGACCAACTTATGCTCAAATGGAGGATTCCCTTATTCAGATGTCTCGCATCTATCTTCAGTGCCCAGCCATCTGGCAAAGAGCAGACTGCTATTGAAGA GTCCTCAGAGAATGCTAGCGTTGAGGAGTGCTCTTCTATCATGCATCACCTCTTGGTCTTATGCCAG GCTCTCCCTATATTCCTTGACAGGATTTTCAATCCTGTTCTTGCAATTATATTGTCAGTGACATTTGTTCTTGCCTTTGGGGAG GTTATACCTCAAGCAATATGTACCAGGTATGGGCTGGCAGTGGGTGCTTGCTTTGTTTGGCTCGTACGCATCGTCATGTTCATTGCGTATCCTATTGCTTACCCTATTGGGAAGGTAAATCAGCAAAGTCACATTACTCAATATAAAAGTGTTAATTTGTActgtatcataatcatgtga